The following proteins come from a genomic window of Anopheles ziemanni chromosome 3, idAnoZiCoDA_A2_x.2, whole genome shotgun sequence:
- the LOC131285630 gene encoding sterol regulatory element-binding protein cleavage-activating protein, translating to MTASASVESLFPSTPEQQHNNHNHYHHQHPSASTPTASTSQQPVRRSQPLNSLSSPKVSTMSGGFSQQHPALMVGSQKPPRSSVGGASVAAGTGGRAGAKQSDRRSASTTLPSRVSQMYYKHGLFLSSYPTTATSIALAIIIFCCYPLLNIPLPGTIPTKVIFPHTESISENLHLTNANLSSEFYNPFSFSGGNMFNIYNISMETPFPWARIDPLLYVQQVIMRTSVVPWEDDLLLTDAFRGPLYEVFKLVEIIRNHEDKSKVTLGHLCLHVENVKRSSQQALFPEYNCLLLSPANLWQQNMQNFNKDSNLLNTIFVNHNLQKSKVSNAEMLFGIPLRDTGVKRYPMRTRPRIIQYAVTLILRENNPAYIESLRSKLVRAYPLHQKNVVEPEDGTDGDGEAVTETSAKEQPMGQQSIMYIFYPGEFNWKEVLPQCVAFVLLFIYVYFSVRKIEAIRSRLMLASCAVLTVLGSLLMSLGLCFFFGLTISFQSKGVYPYLVILVGLENVLVITKSILTTDNNLDVKIRVAQGLSREGWSITKNLLTEITILTGGLATFVPVIQEFCIFAMVGLVSDFLLQMLFFATVLALDIKRVEYSTEVRRLPKMLYFNSEFRRGAGNVTVSGSTLETRNGAVGSINRSRSHPKLTGLDQATGHQKSAASLSGGTGSGKDAKIPKRLRIVNFWARTRFFQRGFMIWMVLWISNIIYNAGLIEELFVIDKNMTAYGDISSVGLDNTVSRFELSPGSHEPHEVSSESVSALDMDRLNFQKLPDGLQVGGGATPALNVTEQLNRLKHPDYETVYQLSNFHWSSILKQYNVSLSGRYVTILPPIKLSHAVSPQTALQLRNVDEKAPHHFQWKALAVALDPLDFNDADTGDGSPVPIGNAPFYPKTPMEILLTCMLLAVSTFVLTYTMIVLYRCVCTRNYAEWRASWHESDSETDASRPEQCLLEGVPIQVNGHAHRIECLVTDGNMIASSCLQGQVKIWDVTNGEQMAEIDRWRYFEMQQRRGSTASPQTLPPSPSDTTVPSGVLLRNDEANSITGMQEAFLATTDTTTASTTSSPPIGASFKLKKKLHFNFSNTKETSADGKVVSDSKLFDFQAQYERFFTPCPAVQRSLSNDTTPVSTGGSDLRNRFAPNGSHLPGTTAATGSSEQNNHWKARPTVLSNECPRPPGPPSPNQQLQQQQHQQHQVSPIWCLDFLDNLIVIGCADGRLEFWEGSSGNFKCIYEAENSHNNGVTNIKLTGDRVIAARLSGRIDFFRLETYTQGRQIDWGFTSAYRRTHMRTGSAGSLSSFQAAMTPSGTAGSYQQHGTADSEELRCILEFQQQGHQQPVTCLEVAGNTVMTGSQDHTLKVFRVDNHQLLYTLHSHCGPITCLFIDHWQSGMAGSGSQDGLLCVWDLTTGACMYKIQAHDDSIVALAGSPSYVISLGLDERIRVWDRFQGHPLNTITVSHAYSALVMLTPSLLVTGKPGALVVWDARSGEVAREVKLDCSNMQLCPKIMLPACGSVICDYGNQMRVVRFPLVAADKCD from the exons ATGACGGCATCGGCCAGTGTCGAGTCGTTGTTTCCCTCTACGCCGGAGCAGCAGCACAACAATCacaaccactaccaccaccagcatccGTCGGCATCAACACCAACGGCAAGCACATCACAGCAACCGGTGCGAAGATCGCAACCGCTGAATTCACTGTCATCACCGAAAGTATCCACCATGTCCGGTGGTTTTTCGCAGCAGCATCCGGCGCTGATGGTGGGCTCCCAAAAGCCACCACGGTCGTCTGTTGGAGGGGCATCGGTGGCCGCCGGAACTGGTGGGCGGGCCGGTGCGAAACAGTCCGATCGCCGGAGCGCCTCCACCACGTTACCGTCCCGCGTATCGCAAATGTACTACAAACATGGACTATTTCTGTCCAGCTATCCCACGACCGCCACCAGCATTGCTCTTGCCATCATCATCTTTTGCTG CTACCCACTGCTGAATATTCCTCTCCCGGGAACGATACCGACCAAAGTTATTTTTCCGCACACGGAAAGCATCAGCGAAAACCTTCACCTCACCAACGCGAACCTCTCGAGCGAGTTCTACAATCCGTTCAGCTTTTCCGGTGGGAACATGTTTAACATCTACAACATCAGCATGGAGACACCGTTCCCCTGGGCCCGAATAGACCCGCTGCTGTACGTGCAGCAAGTAATCATGCGTACAAGTGTCGTGCCCTGGGAGGATGATCTGCTGCTGACCGATGCGTTCCGTGGCCCGCTGTATGAGGTGTTCAAGCTGGTTGAGATCATCCGCAACCACGAGGATAAAAG CAAAGTAACCCTAGGCCACCTTTGTCTGCACGTGGAAAATGTGAAACGTTCATCCCAGCAGGCGTTGTTTCCCGAGTACAACTGCTTGCTGCTCTCTCCGGCCAACCTTTGGCAgcaaaatatgcaaaactTTAACAAGGATAGCAACCTTTTGAATACAATCTTCGTTAACCAT AACTTACAAAAGTCCAAGGTATCCAACGCGGAAATGTTATTTGGTATTCCACTACGGGACACCGGTGTTAAACGATATCCAATGCGAACGCGACCACGGATCATTCAGTACGCGGTCACGTTGATTCTGCGTGAGAATAACCCGGCCTACATCGAGTCGTTACGGTCGAAACTGGTACGGGCGTATCCGCTGCATCAGAAGAACGTAGTCGAGCCGGAAGATGGGACGGATGGCGATGGCGAGGCTGTAACGGAGACGAGCGCCAAAGAGCAGCCCATGGGACAGCAGTCAATCATGTATATTTTCTATCCGGGCGAGTTCAACTGGAAAGAGGTTTTGCCGCAGTGTGTCGCATTCGTGTTGCTTTTCATCTACGTATACTTTTCGGTGCGCAAAATAGAAGCGATCCGATCACGGCTGATGCTAGCGTCCTGCGCCGTACTGACCGTCCTTGGCAGCTTGCTGATGTCGCTGGGGTTGTGTTTCTTCTTCGGGCTAACTATCAGCTTTCAATCGAAAGGCGTATATCCGTATCTGGTCATTCTGGTGGGATTAGAGAACGTGCTCGTTATCACCAAGAGTATCCTCACGACGGACAACAATCTCGACGTGAAAATACGGGTGGCGCAGGGATTGAGCCGCGAGGGTTGGTCGATCACGAAGAATCTTCTCACGGAGATCACGATCCTGACCGGCGGTTTGGCGACGTTCGTGCCAGTAATACAGGAGTTCTGCATATTCGCCATGGTCGGGCTCGTGTCAGACTTCTTACTGCAGATGCTTTTCTTTGCAACCGTGTTGGCATTGGACATCAAGCGAGTCGAGTACAGTACCGAAGTACGACGTTTGCCCAAGATGCTGTACTTTAATAGCGAGTTTCGACGTGGCGCAGGAAACGTCACGGTATCCGGTTCAACGCTAGAGACCCGAAACGGGGCCGTCGGTTCGATCAACCGGTCCCGGTCGCACCCGAAGCTGACGGGGTTGGATCAAGCGACGGGACATCAGAAGAGCGCGGCAAGCCTCAGCGGAGGTACAGGTAGTGGGAAGGACGCCAAAATCCCGAAACGTTTGCGCATCGTCAACTTTTGGGCGCGGACGAGATTCTTTCAGCGAGGTTTCATGATTTGGATGGTGCTGTGGATCTCGAACATTATCTACAACGCGGGTCTCATCGAGGAACTGTTCGTGATTGACAAGAACATGACGGCGTACGGCGATATATCTTCCGTGGGGCTAGATAATACTGTTTCTCGGTTTGAACTTTCGCCCGGTAGCCACGAACCGCATGAGGTAAGCTCCGAATCAGTGAGTGCATTGGACATGGATCGTTTGAACTTCCAAAAGCTTCCCGATGGATTGCAAGTCGGGGGTGGGGCCACTCCGGCCCTGAACGTGACGGAACAGTTAAATCGGCTTAAACATCCCGACTACGAGACGGTGTATCAGCTGTCCAACTTCCACTGGTCGTCGATACTGAAGCAGTACAATGTGTCCCTCAGTGGACGGTACGTGACCATACTGCCACCGATTAAACTATCTCACGCCGTAAGCCCGCAGACGGCTCTGCAGTTGCGTAATGTTGACGAGAAGGCGCCGCACCACTTCCAGTGGAAGGCACTCGCGGTCGCATTGGATCCGCTAGACTTTAACGATGCCGATACGGGCGATGGATCACCCGTACCGATCGGAAACGCACCGTTTTACCCGAAAACACCGATGGAAATTCTGCTCACCTGCATGTTGCTTGCCGTGAGCACATTCGTCCTAACGTACACGATGATCGTGCTGTATCGGTGCGTCTGTACGCGCAACTACGCTGAATGGAGGGCTAGCTGGCACGAGAGCGACAGCGAAACGGACGCCAGCAGACCGGAACAGTGTCTGCTGGAAGGCGTCCCGATTCAGGTAAACGGCCACGCGCACCGAATTGAGTGTTTGGTCACCGACGGCAACATGATCGCTAGCTCGTGCCTCCAGGGACAGGTCAAAATCTGGGATGTAACCAATGGGGAGCAGATGGCGGAAATTGACCGCTGGCGGTACTTTGAGATGCAACAACGACGGGGCAGCACCGCATCGCCACAGACGCTACCACCCTCCCCCTCCGACACAACAGTTCCGTCCGGTGTGCTTTTGCGTAACGATGAGGCCAATTCGATTACAGGCATGCAGGAAGCATTCCTCGCCACCACGGACACCACTACAGCATCGACCACCAGTTCGCCACCCATCGGGGCATCCTTTAAGCTGAAGAAGAAACTTCACTTCAATTTCTCCAACACTAAAGAAACTTCCGCTGATGGAAAAGTAGTTTCCGATTCCAAACTATTCGACTTTCAGGCACAGTATGAACGTTTCTTCACACCATGCCCGGCGGTGCAACGATCCTTGAGTAACGATACCACCCCGGTAAGCACCGGTGGTAGTGATCTCCGAAATCGTTTCGCACCGAATGGATCGCATTTGCCAGGGACAACAGCTGCCACGGGCTCCTCGGAACAGAACAATCATTGGAAAGCACGACCAACAGTGCTATCGAACGAATGTCCACGACCACCCGGACCTCCGAGTCCCAATCAAcaactacaacaacaacagcatcagcagcatcaagtATCGCCTATATGGTGTTTAGACTTTCTAGACAATCTCATCGTGATCGGGTGTGCAGACGGTCGATTAGAATTTTGGGAAGGAAGTAGCGGTAATTTTAAG TGCATCTACGAGGCAGAAAATTCACACAACAACGGTGTGACCAACATCAAACTGACCGGCGATCGCGTTATAGCGGCCCGGCTGAGCGGTCGAATCGACTTCTTCCGCCTTGAAACGTACACCCAGGGAAGGCAGATCGACTGGGGCTTCACTTCGGCATATCGGAGAA CTCACATGCGAACAGGATCCGCTGGAAGTTTAAGCTCTTTTCAAGCAGCCATGACGCCTAGCGGGACTGCTGGGAGTTATCAGCAACACGGAACCGCAGACTCGGAAGAGCTGCGGTGTATACTGGAGTTTCAGCAGCAGGGACATCAGCAGCCAGTAACGTGCCTGGAGGTAGCCGGGAACACCGTGATGACCGGGAGTCAGGATCATACGCTGAAGGTGTTCCGTGTAGACAATCACCAGCTACTGTACACGCTGCACTCTCACTGCGGACCGATAACGTGCCTATTCATCGACCACTGGCAGTCGGGGATGGCCGGATCCGGCTCGCAGGACGGATTGCTATGCGTTTGGGACCTGACCACAG GTGCTTGTATGTACAAAATACAGGCCCACGACGATTCGATCGTGGCGCTGGCCGGTTCACCCAGTTATGTAATATCGCTGGGATTGGACGAGCGGATACGTGTGTGGGATCGATTCCAAGGCCATCCACTCAACACCATCACCGTGAGCCATGCGTACTCGGCGCTGGTCATGCTCACGCCTTCCCTGCTTGTCACCGGAAAGCCAG GGGCACTAGTCGTATGGGATGCCCGAAGCGGCGAGGTTGCCCGAGAGGTCAAGCTGGACTGCTCCAATATGCAGCTTTGTCCAAAGATCATGCTGCCGGCGTGCGGTTCGGTGATATGCGACTACGGCAACCAGATGCGTGTTGTGCGGTTTCCACTCGTTGCGGCTGATAAATGCGACTAA